Proteins encoded within one genomic window of Panicum virgatum strain AP13 chromosome 1N, P.virgatum_v5, whole genome shotgun sequence:
- the LOC120654772 gene encoding nuclear transcription factor Y subunit C-4-like, giving the protein MEPSSQPQPVMGVATAGSQAYPAAAAYAPPAMVPGAPAVVPPGSQPAAPFPNPAQLSAQHQMVYQQAQQFHQQLQQQQQQQLREFWTTQMDEIEQTTDFKNHTLPLARIKKIMKADEDVRMISAEAPVVFAKACEVFILELTLRSWMHTEENKRRTLQKNDIAAAITRTDIYDFLVDIIPRDEMKEEGLGLQRVGLPPAVGAPTDSYPPYYYMTAQQMPPGGGMIYGDQQGHPVTYMWQQPQGQDEEPPEEQRQQRSTLK; this is encoded by the coding sequence ATGGAACCATCCTCACAGCCACAGCCTGTGATGGGTGTTGCTACTGCTGGATCACAAGCTTatcctgctgccgctgcctATGCGCCTCCAGCGATGGTACCTGGAGCTCCTGCTGTTGTTCCTCCTGGCTCACAGCCAGCAGCACCATTCCCCAATCCAGCTCAACTCAGCGCTCAGCACCAGATGGTTTACCAACAAGCTCAGCAATTTCATCAACAActgcagcaacagcaacagcagcagctcaGAGAGTTCTGGACTACCCAGATGGATGAGATCGAGCAGACAACTGACTTCAAGAACCACACCTTGCCACTTGCAAGGATAAAGAAGATAATGAAGGCTGATGAGGATGTGCGGATGATCTCTGCAGAAGCTCCTGTTGTGTTTGCGAAGGCATGTGAGGTATTCATATTGGAGCTGACATTGAGATCATGGATGCACACAGAAGAGAACAAGCGCCGGACCTTACAGAAGAATGACATTGCAGCTGCCATCACTAGGACTGACATATATGACTTCCTGGTGGACATAATTCCTAGGGATGAAATGAAAGAAGAGGGACTTGGGCTTCAAAGGGTTGGCTTGCCGCCTGCTGTGGGGGCGCCGACTGATAGCTATCCACCATATTACTATATGACAGCACAACAGATGCCACCAGGAGGTGGAATGATATATGGTGACCAGCAGGGTCATCCGGTTACGTATATGTGGCAGCAGCCTCAGGGGCAAGACGAAGAGCCTCCTGAAGAGCAGCGGCAACAACGATCCACCTTAAAGTAG